In Rhodamnia argentea isolate NSW1041297 chromosome 4, ASM2092103v1, whole genome shotgun sequence, the following proteins share a genomic window:
- the LOC115749198 gene encoding protein phosphatase 1 regulatory inhibitor subunit PPP1R7 homolog, whose amino-acid sequence MEESQTISTSDADDPAAAEHEGPVAVLDLTSSQLHDLSSVELPPTLTELDLTANRLTSLDPRIGQLSNLRKLSFRQNLIDDDAAVAISGWEALSGLEELVLRDNKLTKIPDASIFRRLLVFDVAFNEIPSLSGLSKVSSTLKELYVSKNEVPKIEEIDHFADLQILELGSNRLRVMENLQNFVNLQELWLGRNRIKAVSLCGLTCIKKISLQSNRLTSMAGFEGCIALEELYLSHNGIEKMEGLSTLVNLRVLDLSSNKLKSIDDIQSLTRLEDLWLNDNQIESLEGIAGAVAGSREKLTTLYLENNPCVKSPNYFTTLKQIFPNVEQIDSKIFA is encoded by the exons ATGGAGGAAAGCCAGACCATATCGACGTCGGACGCCGACGATCCGGCGGCGGCGGAGCACGAGGGGCCCGTGGCGGTCCTCGACCTCACGAGCAGCCAGCTCCACGATCTCAGCTCGGTCGAGCTCCCTCCGACTCTGACCGAATTGGACTTGACCGCGAACCGCCTCACGAGCCTCGACCCGCGAATCGGGCAGCTGTCTAACCTGAGAAAGCTCTCGTTTCGCCAGAATCTGATCGACGACGATGCCGCCGTGGCTATCTCTGGCTGGGAGGCATTGTCCGGCCTCGAG GAACTAGTGCTTAGGGATAACAAATTAACAAAGATACCTGATGCCAGCATATTCAGGAGGCTTTTGGTTTTTGATGTCGCCTTCAATGAGATTCCCTCATTGAGCGGGTTGTCCAAGGTCTCCAGCACTCTCAAGGAGCTCTATGTATCGAAGAATGAAGTACCGAAAATAGAGGAGATTGATCACTTTGCTGACCTTCAGATTCTTGAACTCGGTTCTAACAGATTGAGG GTAATGGAGAACTTGCAAAATTTCGTTAACTTACAAGAGTTGTGGCTGGGAAGGAATCGTATCAAAGCAGTCAGTTTATGTGGGCTGACATGCATCAAGAAGATTAGCTTGCAAAGCAATCGTTTGACCTCTATGGCAGGATTCGAG GGATGCATTGCTCTTGAGGAATTGTACTTGAGCCACAATGGCATTGAAAAAATGGAAGGCTTGTCAACTTTGGTCAATCTTCGTGTATTAGATCTGTCGTCAAATAAACTGAAGTCTATTGATGACATTCAGAGTCTTACACG GTTAGAAGATTTATGGCTTAATGACAATCAGATAGAATCACTTGAAGGTATTGCTGGGGCTGTTGCCGGTTCAAGAGAGAAACTTACCACTCTCTATCTTGAGAACAATCCATGT